One Nostoc sp. UHCC 0302 DNA window includes the following coding sequences:
- a CDS encoding RNA-binding protein yields the protein MSVYVGNLSYEVTEDSLNAVFAEYGSVKRVQLPTDRETGRMRGFGFVEMGTDDEETAAIDALNGAEWMGRDLKVNKAKPKEDKGSFGGSRGNNSFRNRY from the coding sequence ATGTCAGTTTATGTAGGCAATCTTTCTTACGAAGTTACAGAAGATAGCTTGAATGCTGTGTTTGCAGAATATGGTTCTGTAAAGCGGGTTCAACTACCTACAGATCGTGAAACAGGTCGGATGCGCGGCTTTGGTTTTGTAGAAATGGGTACAGATGATGAAGAAACGGCTGCCATTGATGCGCTCAATGGTGCAGAGTGGATGGGACGTGACCTGAAAGTCAATAAGGCTAAACCCAAAGAAGACAAAGGTTCGTTTGGTGGAAGCCGGGGAAACAACAGCTTCCGCAACCGCTACTAA